A single Anopheles arabiensis isolate DONGOLA chromosome 2, AaraD3, whole genome shotgun sequence DNA region contains:
- the LOC120901681 gene encoding ribosome biogenesis protein BRX1 homolog: protein MKQLQTDKNDAKGKQKANLKKKFKPGKKQKGKQKAKPDKDSDESEDERGTVPLKETRISDEPIPKKSKWTNKQRVLVLCARGINHRDRHLMRDLRTLMPHHRAEPKMERWKTLSVVNEMSEMKHCNKVVLFEGRRKRDLYMWLANAGVGPSVKFLVENIHTMGEMKLTGNCLRGSRPLLSFSEDFTKQPHLVLIKELLVQIFGVPNHHPKSQPFIDRVITFTYLDNRIWYRHFQILSEDGGLTEIGPRFVMNPIKIFSGSFGGDPIWENADYQSPAKHRQMLRKAASEKYLQRTKKKVDQQVNAPKNTHKLIPHGDIFRDDVDKRAKVLLKQEQKQEKLQQEREKIEKRQKIMAERDAMRKLKLATAKKSASSKKLPTRKELARKREGDDRGAKKTFKGVKKGAKGAKGKKMANGK from the exons atgaaGCAACTACAAACGGATAAAAACGATGCCAAGGGTAAGCAAAAGGCAAATTTGAAAAAGAAGTTCAAACCGGGCAAGAAACAGAAGGGCAAACAGAAGGCCAAGCCGGACAAGGATTCGGACGAGTCGGAGGATGAAAGAGGTACCGTGCCGCTGAAGGAAACGCGCATCTCCGACGAGCCAATCCCGAAGAAG AGCAAATGGACCAACAAACAGCGTGTGCTGGTGCTGTGTGCCCGCGGCATCAACCATCGCGACCGGCACCTGATGCGCGACCTGCGAACGCTGATGCCGCACCACCGGGCCGAACCGAAGATGGAACGCTGGAAGACGCTGTCGGTGGTGAACGAGATGAGCGAGATGAAGCACTGCAACAAGGTGGTGCTGTTCGAGGGGCGCCGCAAGCGCGACCTGTACATGTGGCTGGCCAATGCGGGCGTCGGACCGTCGGTGAAGTTTCTCGTCGAGAACATTCACACCATGGGCGAGATGAAGCTGACCGGCAACTGTCTGCGCGGCTCGCGGCCGCTGCTCTCGTTCAGCGAGGACTTTACCAAGCAACCGCACCTGGTGCTGATCAAGGAGCTGCTGGTGCAGATCTTCGGCGTGCCGAACCACCACCCCAAGAGCCAACCGTTCATCGACCGCGTGATCACTTTCACCTACCTGGACAACCGGATCTGGTACCGGCACTTCCAGATCCTGTCGGAGGACGGCGGGCTGACCGAGATCGGGCCGCGGTTCGTGATGAATCCGATCAAAATCTTCAGCGGCTCGTTCGGGGGCGACCCAATCTGGGAGAACGCGGACTACCAGAGCCCGGCCAAGCATCGGCAGATGCTGCGCAAGGCCGCCAGCGAGAAGTATTTGCAGCGGACAAAGAAGAAGGTGGACCAGCAGGTGAACGCACCGAAGAACACGCACAAGCTGATACCGCACGGCGACATCTTCCGCGACGACGTGGACAAGCGGGCGAAGGTGTTGCTGAAGCAGGAACAGAAACAGGAGAAGCTGCAGCAGGAgcgtgagaagatcgaaaagCGGCAGAAGATTATGGCCGAGCGGGATGCGATGCGCAAGCTTAAGCTGGCGACGGCGAAGAAAAGCGCCAGCAGCAAGAAGCTTCCGACGAGGAAGGAACTTGCTAGGAAGCGGGAGGGTGACGATCGTGGTGCGAAAAAAACGTTCAAGGGTGTGAAAAAGGGCGCCAAGGGAGCGAAGGGCAAAAAGATGGCCAACGGTAAATGA
- the LOC120901747 gene encoding LOW QUALITY PROTEIN: serine/arginine repetitive matrix protein 1-like (The sequence of the model RefSeq protein was modified relative to this genomic sequence to represent the inferred CDS: inserted 1 base in 1 codon; deleted 3 bases in 2 codons), with protein MMFTGTNQQQDSRFSDKEKKLLKQMKFSDNLNKRVDMSKVKLDVLRPWISQKITDMLNIEDDVIVEFVYNQLEEEKFPCPKKMQINLTGFLNGKNARLFMEDLWSLLLSAQDSDTGIPEEFIQAKKEEILKREEEARLQEDGGRGHRSRSRTRDKDDGGGGAGKTKPLKTAPRPMYKPEPEDYIDEEEKMIEEFIEADVPKESKKVLPAAVAPAAAAAAAAVAAAAASAGALEDAVKNESATKPAADGLERSAKDHSASRRKSTERGKSGERNNDSRARRKSRDRSRSRTDRRASSRDRRGSSRERRSSRDRRRSRSPRRSVDRSRKRSSRSPRDKRGNDRDRRRSRSGSAARKENKNGNGNSAALSKLQSKLMNMAEGKKAEGSNKKSPSRSSAESRSRSRSGSATKDDNRKKSASRSRSPSKSRSRKAKKGQQDGGGGGGSRSHSSNSNSSGSSSSSDSGDEKKSKNAKGGGGTAGAAAKKRNGRNSRSRSRSHSRNRRDTSRSRSGSSRSSSSRGRKPDDFEIQKKENSIXKKRHYRSNKDSSDSDADGGRNAAAASRRRPGDGNSGGGGGGRYGGRGRQSRSRAEIDFRGRGRDVGPGRGRGGGGGGGGRSRSRSRNRSRSRSRNRSRSPGRRRSRSPGRPGGRGNGRDGNYGRRRSPPSMRPGGPGRGSDRDIRDRDRDQRDRQTIISSSNSSSDTLAVLDRVAVVRPVTGTVVVERDSFGYSGPNNPNKWRRSDEPPQRQQRQQMGPPASNRYDDRERNHREAGGNRSAAGRRSNSIEPPQQDRFRGNQGARGGARKASQSPAESTGSRRSVTRMSNARDSTEMLDEGGAQSERLRNSSDRARADKPPPARGESTEREEKSRAPAAAGSGGSGGARKQPEATVVISDDRQSSAATREANKAQDESRKPAKSATSNNVRVERSERGYSSSLSRTPSPFLKPHEREAAAAAAANSASTASSADQRKQQQQLQQQLQQLQQQQQKLQQKAAKPTSRHKKRASSDSDDDDDSSGSESDDSRDDSKQQKKLPAPSTGRRGAEEDDEEATKQEGDKKAKKRKQKSKQEAKKRSKRRSSSSSSSSSEEEEEDDDEDDRGKDSRSSGEESTGKQRKSRTKDRREPKKVAGKGAAEAADHDRRRKEGGERKTHRDSTSSVEQHGGKRRKYSTSESGPGARAATTHPEDTKSGTKALPQPSANSNNSVSLSSKGKAVSGKVVAPGAAADQQQHHSRASSSSSDDSDDRVSERQRKKARRKEKKRQRNASPDDASVSSGSKRDKKHKKKKKHSKKSKKHKKSKKSSKSSSKYQRDSSSSSSDEDEAKSVVRTKKSLLAIGASGAGGTVINDDLEKQLRERALKSMKKQQSISD; from the exons ATGATGTTCACC GGTACGAACCAGCAGCAGGATTCGCGGTTCTCGGACAAGGAGAAGAAGCTGCTGAAGCAGATGAAGTTCAGCGATAATCTCAACAAGCGGGTCGACATGTCGAAGGTGAAGCTGGACGTGCTGCGCCCCTGGATTAGCCAGAAAATCACCGACATGCTCAACATCGAGGACGACGTCATCGTGGAGTTTGTGTACAACCAGCTCGAGGAGGAGAAGTTCCCCTGCCCGAAGAAGATGCAGATCAATCTGACCGGGTTTCTGAACGGGAAAAATGCGCGCCTCTTCATGGAGGACCTGTGGTCGCTGCTGCTCTCCGCGCAGGACTCCGACACGGGCATACCGGAGGAGTTTATACAGGCGAAAAAGGAGGAAATCTTGAAGCGGGAGGAAGAGGCCCGGCTGCAGGAGGACGGTGGCCGGGGCCACCGCTCGAGAAGCCGTACCCGTGATAAggacgacggtggtggtggtgcgggcAAAACAAAGCCACTCAAAACTGCACCACGGCCCATGTACAAACCGGAACCGGAGGACTACATCGACGAGGAGGAAAAGATGATCGAGGAGTTCATCGAGGCCGACGTGCCCAAGGAGTCGAAGAAGGTGCTGCCGGCGGCTGTAGCACCGGCAgcggccgccgctgctgctgccgttgctgccgctgctgcctcCGCCGGGGCGCTCGAGGACGCGGTGAAAAATGAAAGCGCCACCAAGCCGGCAGCGGATGGGCTGGAGAGAAGTGCAAAGGACCATTCGGCTTCGCGGCGCAAATCGACGGAACGTGGCAAATCCGGTGAGCGCAACAATGATTCGCGGGCGCGTAGAAAATCGCGTGATCGTTCGCGTTCACGCACGGACCGGCGGGCGTCATCACGCGACCGCCGAGGATCGTCCCGCGAGCGCCGATCGTCTAGGGATCGACGGCGGTCACGTTCGCCCCGTCGTTCGGTGGACCGTTCGCGTAAACGTTCGAGCCGATCGCCACGGGACAAGCGCGGTAATGATCGTGATCGGCGGCGTTCGCGCAGCGGCTCTGCTGCGCGGAAGGAAAACAAGAACG GTAATGGCAATTCAGCCGCCTTGTCGAAGCTCCAATCCAAGCTGATGAACATGGCCGAGGGAAAGAAGGCCGAAGGTTCGAACAAGAAAAGTCCTAGTCGCTCGTCTGCCGAGTCGCGTTCGCGCAGCAGGTCCGGATCGGCAACGAAGGACGACAACCGCAAGAAGAGTGCTAGTCGTTCTCGATCCCCATCAAAGTCAAG ATCgagaaaagcgaaaaaggGCCAgcaggatggtggtggtggtggtggctccCGATCTCACAGCTCGAACTCCAACTCGTCCGGCTCGTCGTCGTCCAGCGACAGCGGGGACGAGAAGAAATCGAAGAATGCAAAGGGCGGCGGTGGTACGGCCGGCGCGGCGGCTAAAAAGCGCAACGGACGCAACAGTCGCAGCCGCAGTCGAAGCCACAGCCGCAATCGGCGGGATACGTCGCGGAGCCGTTCGGGCAGTAgccggtcgtcgtcgtcgcgcgGCCGCAAGCCGGATGATTTCGAAATacagaagaaggaaaacagtA CAAAAAAGCGTCACTATCGCTCGAACAAAGATTCGTCCGACTCAGATGCGGATGGCGGCCGGAATGCGGCAGCGGCGTCCCGTCGCCGGCCGGGCGATGGGAACAGCGGGGGAGGTGGCGGCGGCCGGTACGGTGGTCGGGGGAGACAATCGAGATCGCGAGCGGAGATCGATTTC CGCGGTCGTGGTCGCGATGTGGGACCGGGCCGTGGccgcggtggtggcggtggtggtggtggtcggtcGAGATCACGGTCGAGAAATCGATCCCGGTCGCGGTCGCGCAACCGATCGCGCTCGCCCGGCAGAAGACGGTCCCGATCGCCCGGTCGACCAGGTGGACGGGGCAATGGGCG TGATGGTAATTACGGCCGTCGTCGCTCGCCACCATCAATGCGCCCGGGTGGCCCAGGCAGAGGCTCCGATCGGGATATTCGCGATCGTGACCGTGACCAGCGCGATCGTCAAActatcatcagcagcagcaacagcagcagcgatacTCTGGCGGTGCTGGACCGGGTCGCCGTGGTTCGTCCCGTGACCGGGACGGTGGTGGTAGAG CGTGATTCGTTCGGTTACTCTGGCCCCAACAACCCTAATAAGTGGCGCCGCTCCGATGAACCTccgcaacggcagcagcgacaGCAGATGGGCCCGCCCGCATCGAACCGGTACGATGATCGTGAACGCAACCATCGAGAGGCTGGTGGCAACCGTTCGGCAGCAGGGCGGCGTAGCAACAGCATCGAGCCACCGCAGCAGGATCGGTTCCGAGGCAATCAGGGAGCGCGTGGCGGAGCTAGGAAAGCTTCCCAAAGCCCCGCTGAGTCGACTGGCAGTCGTCGTTCTGTGACGCGCATGTCTAATGCGCGAGATTCCACCGAAATGCTGGACGAGGGTGGAGCGCAATCAGAACGGCTACGCAATTCGTCCGATCGAGCTCGAGCGGATAAGCCACCGCCGGCTAGAGGCGAGAGCAccgaaagagaagagaaatcACGTGCACCGGCAGCTGCTGGTTCGGGTGGTTCCGGCGGTGCTCGTAAGCAACCGGAAGCTACCGTGGTGATTTCCGATGATCGTCAATCGTCGGCGGCGACTCGTGAAGCTAACAAAGCGCAGGACGAGAGCCGCAAGCCGGCAAAATCAGCAACGAGCAATAACGTACGCGTGGAACGGTCGGAGCGGGGCTACAGCAGCAGCCTTTCGCGAACTCCTTCTCCCTTCCTGAAGCCACACGAGCGTGaagcggccgccgccgccgccgcaaaCTCCGCCAGCACGGCCAGCTCGGCCGACCAGcgaaagcagcaacagcaactacagcagcaactgcaacagctgcagcagcagcagcagaagctacAGCAGAAAGCAGCGAAGCCCACCAGCAGACACAAGAAGCGTGCCAGCTCggacagcgacgacgacgacgacagttCCGGCAGCGAAAGTGATGACTCACGCGACGACTCAAAGCAGCAGAAAAAGCTGCCAGCCCCATCAACCGGTCGGCGGGGCGCCGAAGAGGACGACGAAGAAGCCACCAAGCAGGAAGGCGACAAAAAGGCTAAAAAGCGCAAGCAGAAGAGCAAGCAGGAGGCTAAAAAGCGCAGCAAGCGTCGCTCGTCTTCGTCCTCTTCGTCGAGCagtgaggaggaggaggaggatgatgaCGAAGACGACCGGGGCAAAGATAGCCGATCGTCCGGCGAGGAAAGCACGGGGAAGCAACGAAAATCTCGCACGAAAGACCGGCGGGAACCAAAGAAAGTGGCCGGCAAGGGAGCGGCGGAAGCGGCGGATCATGATCGCCGTAGAAAGGAGGGCGGCGAACGTAAGACGCACCGCGACAGTACATCCTCCGTCGAGCAGCACGGCGGTAAAAGGCGGAAATACTCCACCTCGGAGAGTGGCCCGGGAGCAAGGGCAGCGACGACACACCCGGAAGACACAAAATCCGGCACAAAAGCGCTTCCTCAGCCGAgcgcaaacagcaacaacagtgtGTCCTTATCGTCCAAGGGGAAGGCGGTGAGTGGTAAGGTGGTGGCCCCGGGTGCGGCAgcggaccagcagcagcaccacagtcgggcctcctcctcctcgagcGACGATTCGGACGACCGGGTCTCGGAGCGGCAGCGGAAGAAGGCGCGGCGCAAGGAAAAGAAACGCCAGCGCAACGCCTCGCCCGACGATGCGAGCGTTTCGTCCGGCAGCAAGCGGGACAAGAaacacaagaagaagaagaagcactcAAAGAAGAgtaaaaagcataaaaaaagcaagaagAGCAGCAAGTCGAGCAGCAAGTATCAGCGCGACagctcgtcctcctcgtcggaCGAGGACGAGGCCAAATCGGTGGTGCGTACGAAGAAGAGCCTGCTTGCGATCGGTGCGAGCGGCGCTGGCGGCACGGTGATCAACGACGATCTGGAGAAGCAGCTGCGCGAGCGGGCCCTAAAGTCGATGAAAAAGCAGCAAAGCATCTCGGACTGA
- the LOC120896832 gene encoding uncharacterized protein LOC120896832, giving the protein MEQRWICYLAQLITLLLLPAYGPQFAYSSTSARAHTLWSDGPAAAGASVEKCSPSGSLKYLSGDALTDSPNCLGPNNAPYPASLVARTFSNWTPGGSSRRGRMSQLPTLDPKLTQRALLQAYGDANEAATLESARTRYSRSLDSSQCRDTPSRLCKTRYNTTAPMYGVSLTSGQPVTIVQKFPDLLQQVVFEVCESSECDVVRGECTQTYVPYLFLVIPLGPVTLTGQDYVLVESGCVCKPKYATDKPREAGGNFIP; this is encoded by the exons TTGATTACCCTCTTGTTGCTACCCGCGTACGGACCCCAGTTTGCCTACAGCTCCACCTCCGCCCGGGCACACACGCTCTGGTCGGACGGACCGGCCGCCGCCGgagcgagcgtggagaaatgCTCCCCAAGTGGCAGCCTGAAGTATCTGTCCGGTGACGCGCTCACCGACAGCCCGAACTGTCTCGGGCCGAACAATGCACCGTACCCGGCCAGTTTGGTGGCGCGGACGTTTTCCAACTGGACGCCGGGCGGTTCGTCGCGTCGCGGCCGCATGAGCCAGCTGCCGACGCTGGACCCGAAGCTGACGCAGCGCGCCCTGCTGCAGGCGTACGGCGATGCGAACGAGGCGGCCACGCTCGAGAGTGCCCGAACGAGATACA GTCGCTCGCTCGATAGCAGCCAGTGCCGGGATACGCCGTCGCGCCTTTGCAAGACCCGCTACAACACCACGGCACCGATGTACGGCGTCAGCTTAACTTCCGGTCAGCCGGTCACGATCGTGCAGAAGTTCCCCGATCTGCTCCAGCAGGTCGTCTTCGAGGTGTGCGA ATCTTCCGAGTGTGACGTCGTGCGCGGTGAATGCACACAAACGTACGTACCGTACCTGTTCCTGGTGATCCCGCTCGGTCCGGTAACGCTCACCGGCCAGGACTACGTGCTGGTGGAGAGTGGCTGCGTGTGCAAACCGAAGTAcgccaccgacaaaccgaggGAGGCGGGCGGTAACTTCATCCCTTAG